A genomic segment from Oncorhynchus clarkii lewisi isolate Uvic-CL-2024 chromosome 12, UVic_Ocla_1.0, whole genome shotgun sequence encodes:
- the LOC139422451 gene encoding uncharacterized protein: MRCKQWLNNCHRSDLEPKTPEELHNSFQICANHFEPSLICRDSTLRTSLKEGAIPTRFDFTSHLNNPSGHNRNKRIREPAEAELASLKKAKGDWFEDDAPSEVKDKPGENSATCDLQQEEQKREDVANSKAKEILKVYFKETLAFTGFSIGNDANPNTDEPMGDHRGQQSLNPICVEKIDQKEVLQFSEDLMREEIRNSLRLARFFSILLQDVTNIEGKDQIPVFIRSVTVAGFPQKHLMGFLPCYADAEGLFYMLLSEIRNKWGLRMEHCRGLTYLTTGGLCQKMKDLTSRILQEFPQVVLAPSDPYAFNMWLIRSMPIPYIQKVVNTVEEVAKIIRGSPDLWERLEVKIKSSYSHIKGEVDRIIEASQNTWEYGVDAFQTMLDILEPFLACINEVCSAANADTATCEQMAKLKPILKNFNFIITLVVLKNTLCCVSILNPSLRGAISISSTLQYTISNALKLVNKHLQEIAIFHRKWFSDAVGRAKKLGVEVARPDESSPETGEAVATETPLEDFYRETLSRQILQYLVAEVKRVFSTEMVRILRWLSLVPSYMADHNFSIRRDKVADANLNNLARPDTFYDELGCWEVKWRHASKRRILPTTVFATLKIPDIAFYPNVQSLLRVLGTIPCVNAEADVYGQYNMVLERYQSYLKATPEDKRLCNMAFVYVNQDVHFNVEDMVESYVEKHIDILQFLHMDDEVIEMQPDAEPVSENDGNHTLKENVQETQEEPQDIPSEMETERVGQPKLPATETNKEALKSALQVAVTAAYNSQSRQPGEASAEQDGEVEDSLKYVSKSEMEEVLRVCEDAVREGILVEVGTSFFSLFIDRVVKLGEKKHLPLFLRFVDSFDVMRLELMGFLDVDLDCDAMSERILEIVTKEWHLNLCYCRGQAYLGSGDVSYKLKAFACKIQEKYPLAICTHCSCYSFNIWWSKSTPVSSVKRALDVFEEVLMFFGSMPMLEKQLDHVIAFGLRESYEKVQELQGKFCTVWQEKHDSYEVFVQMLEPLVECLEKIKSNPQRWKSSFSLKAGALLRLIRDFDFIVPMVALKNTSSFTRELSAGLQKDHFSAASQLCQISGIVATLNRVKTNIKVFHQNWFDEACALAQSLGVQIKVPDNSSASRDSMMKPALYYKDALSVPLVDNLTNAVKDHFSEDHKEALNFLSLVPCSVTVSYMFEILRSKPPLYASDLPDSDNFFTELCCWRVKWKTKVASVTIPDTIFQTLRLPLMQYFGNINTLLRIMSVLPSTVLENCGEVMRHKMFQEYLRNTSPKDRSPCLAMLQVGTNFSRDLDRMVTKCLKVTPQALEGICLDKESKSLMKNSEANMEVDHGKDGTEDLENQSSDMKENQEMKAVDENGHSGDNRQSLEMVFRLAARLGKKKCQLSELSKEDQVLLIQDLGLCHWFGRDGKFTLNVGEEEMVELLTKSIREVILLEIQESPFFSLITDKPVVIANKSYLPVFVRYVGECAPKVELIGFLRFFETCDVDVQVKNLSATITEDWGLPMSQCRGQAFMRMGSGCHSLKKMSLEFLESYPLSVITPSESCGLACWLAGSVHCPPVTKMLGIVEDLLLFFDQSPGLEAELAQAVDGLLNTPREALEEIPETCCSRWKKREDFFDLLVDTLEGVLSCLDSVSSSATGTMSLHAQVLATALREMDFVVTLVILKNACSPLRNCSTVFRCGNPADIICEVEKIVPIIETLNKMLENISTVHTPWFEEAFQLASKVAPQQVCFPEEANSYESPEVYYRDNFSVPVLRCLIDEMKYNFSDSHLKALKLLSLLPTCNPQPISEPIRAESTDKLYSLYLSDLPDPDTVEQDISNWATVWKEKYQDMSPPASISEILLHPESQSHPTVTMLLRLVAVLPSVSMEWDLMKTTLNSMRALLKNTVCKGSKTDTVMLLMHYPTVQRLREVIEKCIEVDPESIPCLEQVKKQMKGLKLESDFRAFDVNPDERHEQTVEEHQADMAEQPLAGELQEEGGVLMAEDGVLMAEDGVLMAEDGVLMAEDGAALVAEDGAALVAEDGAALVAEDGAALVAEDGVLMAEDGAALVAEDGAALVAEDGAALVAEDGAALVAEDGAPLVAEVGAAQDGVGVAQEGVAQEGAAQAQEGVAQEGAAQEGVAQEGAAQDGVGVAQEGVAQEGAAQAQEGVAQEAAAQAQEGVAQEGVAQAQGRIAQGQARDGVAQGQARDGVAQGQARDGVAQGQARDGVAQGQARDGVAQGQARDGVAQWRDGVAQGQAQDGVAQARDGVAQDGVAQGGGAQAEDGVVMVEDRVVGQRQAMSFYDPPVREEILKELWDSQFFTIITEQAVEIERQLYVPLCIRYLDKQDTQCEETVAFIPFSQDTAVLADAIETALSEKWGLNMAYCRGQALLSVGEVGSRMRAVSAVIAQKYPLAMQMVSSAVSLNVWLARSSPAVAAADCAVSVENMLQWLTEDAERQIKLEEVIIAIFQHDEGKGNELRDKLIKNWEKSHDMHDLMVELLEVVMLCLNELKSEENSLGSGQALLYFDKVRRFEFIFTAVVLKNVLSSTKKLSQSLQGKPLDVLLAMNSLPDLLTSLNELKSDIDTHHKAWFKEAVSLASKLQITLLHSALLEPLSQFYKMAVSQKVIEHSIAEVSEFFTEKVLSTLRCLEIVPYAMSKLENSSVNAYVFRMYKDDMPDLVSLPTEIKSWREKWLDPMSGYLPATVLDTLKASDIRSFSNIETLLRLLVILPFSRRESTFRQGKRSLQGFIQQETRSLSELHPL; this comes from the exons AGCACTTTAAGAACATCCTTGAAAGAGGGTGCTATTCCAACCAGATTTGATTTTACAAGCCATTTGAACAATCCATCAGGCCACAACCGGAATAAAAGAATAAGAGAACCT GCTGAGGCAGAGCTTGCATCCTTGAAGAAAGCTAAAGGGGATTGGTTTG AAGATGATGCTCCATCTGAGGTGAAAGATAAGCCAGGAGAGAATAGTGCAACATGTGATTTACAGCAAGAGGAACAAAAGAGAGAGGATGTCGCTAACTCCAAAGCAAAGGAAATCCTTAAAGTCTACTTTAAGGAAACCCTTGCCTTCACTGGATTCAGCATAGGGAACGATGCAAACCCCAACACAGATGAACCGATGGGAGACCACAGAGGACAACAGTCTCTCAACCCCATCTGTGTTGAAAAAATCGACCAGAAAGAAGTCCTCCAGTTCAGCGAGGACCTCATGCGGGAGGAGATACGGAACAGTTTGAGGTTGGCACGCTTTTTCTCCATCCTGCTTCAAGATGTGACAAACATCGAGGGAAAAGATCAGATCCCAGTTTTCATCAGGTCCGTCACTGTGGCAGGTTTCCCTCAGAAACACCTCATGGGTTTCCTGCCCTGTTATGCAGATGCTGAGGGCCTGTTTTACATGCTGCTCTCAGAAATCCGGAATAAGTGGGGGCTGCGGATGGAGCATTGTCGAGGACTCACCTACCTGACCACAGGTGGTTTATGTCAGAAAATGAAGGATCTCACCAGCAGGATTCTGCAGGAGTTTCCTCAGGTAGTGCTAGCACCTAGTGACCCATATGCCTTTAACATGTGGCTAATCCGCTCCATGCCCATACCTTATATCCAGAAGGTTGTGAACACAGTGGAGGAGGTTGCCAAAATAATTAGAGGATCCCCAGATCTTTGGGAAAGACTGGAGGTGAAAATCAAGTCTTCATACAGCCACATTAAAGGTGAAGTGGACAGGATCATAGAGGCTTCCCAGAACACCTGGGAGTATGGTGTTGATGCCTTCCAGACCATGTTGGACATTCTTGAACCATTCCTCGCCTGCATCAACGAGGTGTGCTCGGCTGCGAACGCAGACACCGCTACTTGTGAGCAGATGGCCAAGCTCAAGCCGATCCTGAAGAACTTCAATTTCATTATCACCCTGGTTGTTCTGAAGAATACCCTCTGTTGCGTGAGTATCCTCAACCCGAGTCTCAGGGGAGCCATCAGCATCAGCAGCACCTTGCAGTACACAATCTCCAACGCCTTAAAGCTGGTCAACAAACATCTGCAGGAGATTGCAATATTCCACAGGAAGTGGTTTTCTGATGCAGTGGGTAGGGCTAAGAAGCTGGGAGTGGAGGTTGCTAGGCCGGATGAGAGCTCACCTGAGACTGGCGAGGCAGTTGCAACTGAAACCCCTCTGGAGGATTTCTACAGAGAGACTCTGAGCAGGCAGATCTTACAGTACCTTGTTGCGGAGGTAAAGAGGGTGTTCAGCACGGAGATGGTACGGATTCTGAGATGGCTCTCATTGGTGCCGTCTTACATGGCTGACCACAATTTCAGTATCCGCAGGGATAAAGTGGCGGACGCAAACTTGAACAACCTCGCTCGGCCCGACACGTTTTACGATGAGCTTGGTTGCTGGGAGGTGAAGTGGAGACATGCCAGCAAGCGGAGGATCCTGCCCACAACAGTGTTTGCAACATTGAAAATCCCAGACATTGCATTTTACCCAAATGTGCAGAGCCTGCTGAGAGTTTTGGGCACCATCCCCTGTGTGAACGCAGAGGCAGACGTGTATGGGCAGTACAACATGGTGCTGGAGCGGTACCAGTCTTACCTGAAAGCCACACCGGAGGATAAGAGACTGTGCAACATGGCATTTGTCTATGTCAATCAAGACGTGCACTTCAATGTGGAAGACATGGTTGAGTCCTATGTGGAGAAGCATATTGACATATTGCAGTTTTTGCATATG GATGATGAGGTAATAGAGATGCAGCCTGACGCTG AACCTGTCTCTGAGAATGATGGGAATCACACTCTGAAAGAGAATGTACAAGAAACACAAGAAGAACCACAGGACATACCCTCTGAGATGGAGACCGAGAGAGTGGGGCAACCGAAACTCCCAGCCACAGAAACTAATAAGGAGGCACTCAAATCTGCTCTGCAGGTTGCTGTGACAGCTGCATATAACAGCCAGAGCAGACAGCCTGGTGAGGCCTCTGCTGAACAGGATGGTGAGGTGGAAGACTCATTGAAGTATGTGTCGAAGTCTGAGATGGAAGAAGTTCTCAGAGTATGCGAGGATGCTGTCAGGGAGGGAATTCTTGTGGAGGTGGGCACTTCCTTTTTTTCTCTGTTCATCGACCGCGTTGTGAAGTTAGGGGAGAaaaaacatcttcctctcttcctcaggTTTGTGGACAGTTTTGATGTCATGCGATTGGAGCTCATGGGATTTCTGGATGTGGATCTTGACTGTGATGCCATGTCAGAGCGCATATTGGAAATTGTCACCAAAGAGTGGCATCTCAATTTGTGTTACTGCAGAGGTCAGGCCTACCTAGGGTCCGGTGATGTCTCCTACAAGCTGAAAGCATTTGCCTGCAAAATCCAAGAAAAGTACCCCCTTGCAATATGCACACACTGCTCTTGTTACTCATTTAACATATGGTGGTCAAAATCCACCCCTGTGTCATCAGTCAAACGGGCCCTGGATGTTTTTGAAGAGGTTTTGATGTTTTTTGGGAGCATGCCTATGCTTGAGAAACAACTGGATCATGTCATTGCATTTGGTCTTAGGGAAAGCTATGAAAAGGTTCAAGAGCTGCAGGGGAAGTTCTGTACCGTCTGGCAGGAGAAGCATGATTCCTATGAAGTTTTTGTGCAGATGCTGGAGCCCCTTGTCGAATGTTTGGAGAAAATCAAGAGCAACCCACAGAGGTGGAAATCCTCATTCTCTCTAAAAGCTGGAGCACTGCTGCGTTTGATAAGGGACTTTGATTTTATTGTGCCCATGGTAGCCCTGAAGAACACCTCGTCCTTCACCAGGGAACTGAGTGCAGGACTCCAGAAGGATCATTTCAGTGCAGCATCCCAACTCTGCCAGATCAGTGGTATAGTGGCTACTCTTAACAGGGTCAAAACAAACATCAAAGTATTTCACCAGAATTGGTTTGATGAAGCTTGTGCGCTCGCCCAGAGTCTAGGTGTGCAGATAAAAGTGCCTGATAATTCCTCTGCGTCCAGGGATAGCATGATGAAACCAGCTCTGTATTACAAAGATGCACTAAGTGTGCCCCTAGTGGACAACCTCACCAATGCTGTTAAGGATCATTTCTCTGAGGACCACAAGGAGGCCCTAAACTTCCTCTCCCTGGTTCCCTGCTCTGTGACTGTGAGTTACATGTTTGAGATCCTAAGGTCAAAGCCTCCTCTCTACGCCAGTGATCTGCCTGACTCCGACAACTTCTTCACCGAGTTGTGCTGCTGGAGGGTGAAGTGGAAGACCAAAGTTGCATCCGTGACCATCCCAGACACCATCTTTCAGACTCTCCGTCTGCCactcatgcagtactttgggaaCATCAACACACTGCTGAGGATCATGTCTGTGCTACCCAGCACAGTACTGGAGAACTGTGGGGAAGTGATGCGCCACAAGATGTTCCAGGAATACCTGAGGAACACCAGCCCCAAGGACAGGTCCCCATGTCTGGCCATGCTGCAGGTGGGAACCAACTTCAGCAGAGATCTGGACCGGATGGTGACTAAGTGCTTGAAGGTCACTCCCCAGGCTTTAGAGGGCATCTGCTTG GATAAAGAATCCAAAAGTCTGATGAAGAACTCTGAAGCCAACATGGAAG TCGATCATGGCAAAGATGGAACAGAAGACCTTGAGAATCAGTCTTCTGACATGAAAGAGAACCAGGAAATGAAAGCGGTGGATGAGAATGGGCACTCTGGAGATAATCGACAGAGTTTGGAAATGGTTTTCAGACTGGCTGCACGTCTAGGGAAAAAGAAGTGTCAGCTCTCCGAACTCTCCAAAGAAGATCAAGTCCTTCTCATCCAGGATCTCGGCCTGTGCCACTGGTTTGGAAGAGATGGCAAGTTCACGCTTAACGTAGGAGAGGAGGAAATGGTAGAGCTTCTCACAAAATCCATCAGGGAAGTCATACTCTTAGAAATACAGGAGTCCCCCTTCTTTTCTCTTATCACAGATAAACCTGTTGTAATTGCTAATAAGAGCTATCTGCCTGTCTTTGTCAGATATGTTGGGGAATGTGCCCCCAAGGTAGAGCTCATTGGTTTTTTGCGATTTTTTGAAACCTGTGACGTTGATGTTCAAGTCAAGAATCTTTCAGCAACTATAACCGAAGACTGGGGATTGCCGATGAGTCAGTGTCGTGGACAAGCATTCATGCGCATGGGCTCAGGTTGTCACAGCCTGAAGAAGATGTCTTTGGAGTTCCTCGAGAGCTATCCTCTGTCTGTCATCACACCCAGTGAGTCTTGTGGTCTTGCCTGTTGGCTAGCAGGAAGTGTACACTGCCCACCTGTCACAAAGATGCTGGGAATTGTGGAAGATCTTCTACTGTTCTTTGACCAGTCACCTGGACTGGAGGCTGAGCTAGCACAGGCCGTGGATGGGTTACTGAATACACCTCGGGAGGCCTTGGAGGAGATTCCAGAAACCTGTTGCTCCAGGTGGAAGAAGAGGGAGGACTTTTTTGATCTCCTAGTCGACACATTGGAGGGAGTCTTGAGTTGCCTGGATTCAGTTAGTTCCAGCGCCACGGGCACTATGTCGCTACATGCACAGGTCCTCGCCACTGCTTTGAGAGAGATGGATTTTGTCGTCACACTTGTGATCCTGAAGAACGCATGTTCTCCTCTTCGAAACTGCAGCACTGTTTTCCGCTGTGGTAACCCTGCTGACATCATCTGTGAGGTGGAGAAGATCGTACCAATCATAGAGACACTGAACAAGATGTTGGAGAACATAAgcactgtacacacaccttgGTTTGAAGAGGCATTCCAACTAGCATCCAAGGTGGCCCCTCAGCAAGTATGTTTCCCAGAGGAAGCTAACTCTTATGAGTCTCCAGAGGTGTACTACAGGGACAACTTTAGTGTTCCTGTACTGCGCTGCCTCATTGACGAAATGAAGTACAACTTCTCCGACAGTCATTTGAAAGCCTTGAAGCTCCTGTCTCTTCTTCCCACCTGCAATCCACAGCCCATTTCTGAGCCAATCCGCGCAGAGTCCACAGACAAGCTATACAGTCTCTACCTGTCTGACCTCCCTGATCCTGACACAGTAGAGCAGGATATCAGTAACTGGGCCACAGTGTGGAAAGAGAAATATCAGGACATGTCACCACCAGCTTCTATCTCTGAGATACTGCTTCACCCAGAATCTCAAAGCCATCCCACAGTGACAATGCTGCTCAGACTGGTGGCTGTTCTACCGAGCGTCAGTATGGAGTGGGACCTGATGAAGACCACCCTGAACTCCATGAGGGCTCTGCTGAAGAACACTGTCTGCAAGGGCAGCAAAACCGACACCGTGATGCTTCTCATGCATTACCCAACTGTTCAAAGACTAAGGGAGGTCATTGAGAAGTGCATCGAAGTTGACCCAGAAAGCATCCCATGTCTTGAGCAG GTGAAGAAACAAATGAAAGGTCTGAAGCTGGAAAGTG aTTTCAGAGCTTTTGATGTAAACCCTGATGAGAGACATGAGCAGACAGTTGAGGAACACCAAGCTGATATGGCAGAACAACCCCTTGCAGGAGAGTTGCAAGAGGAGGGCGGCGTGCTGATGGCGGAGGACGGCGTGCTGATGGCGGAGGACGGCGTGCTGATGGCGGAGGACGGCGTGCTGATGGCGGAGGACGGCGCGGCGCTGGTGGCGGAGGACGGCGCGGCGCTGGTGGCGGAGGACGGCGCGGCGCTGGTGGCGGAGGACGGCGCGGCGCTGGTGGCGGAGGACGGCGTGCTGATGGCGGAGGACGGCGCGGCGCTGGTGGCGGAGGACGGCGCGGCGCTGGTGGCGGAGGACGGCGCGGCGCTGGTGGCGGAGGACGGCGCGGCGCTGGTGGCGGAGGACGGCGCGCCGCTGGTGGCGGAGGTCGGCGCGGCGCAGGACGGCGTCGGTGTGGCGCAGGAGGGGGTGGCGCAGGAGGGCGCGGCCCAGGCGCAGGAGGGAGTGGCGCAGGAGGGCGCGGCGCAGGAGGGCGTGGCGCAGGAGGGCGCGGCGCAGGACGGCGTCGGTGTGGCGCAGGAGGGGGTGGCGCAGGAGGGCGCGGCCCAGGCGCAGGAGGGGGTGGCGCAGGAGGCCGCGGCCCAGGCGCAGGAGGGCGTGGCCCAGGAGGGCGTGGCCCAGGCGCAGGGCCGCATCGCCCAGGGGCAGGCGCGGGACGGAGTCGCCCAGGGGCAGGCGCGGGACGGAGTCGCCCAGGGGCAGGCGCGGGACGGCGTCGCCCAGGGGCAGGCGCGGGACGGCGTCGCCCAGGGGCAGGCGCGGGACGGCGTCGCCCAGGGGCAGGCGCGGGACGGCGTCGCCCAGTGGAGGGACGGCGTCGCCCAGGGGCAGGCGCAGGACGGCGTCGCCCAGGCGCGGGACGGCGTCGCGCAGGACGGCGTCGCGCAGGGCGGCGGCGCACAGGCGGAGGATGGTGTTGTAATGGTAGAGGACAGGGTCGTAGGTCAGAGGCAGGCTATGTCTTTCTATGACCCACCTGTGCGCGAGGAAATACTTAAGGAACTCTGGGACTCACAGTTCTTTACAATAATAACGGAACAGGCGGTTGAGATTGAGAGACAGCTCTATGTCCCCCTGTGCATCAGGTACTTGGACAAACAGGACACTCAATGCGAGGAGACTGTAGCTTTCATCCCGTTCAGCCAGGACACTGCTGTCTTGGCTGATGCTATTGAAACAGCCCTATCAGAGAAATGGGGGCTCAATATGGCGTACTGTAGAGGGCAAGCTTTGCTAAGTGTTGGTGAGGTAGGATCTCGGATGAGGGCTGTATCTGCTGTAATAGCCCAGAAATACCCCCTGGCCATGCAAATGGTCAGCTCTGCTGTGTCTCTGAATGTGTGGCTAGCCAGGTCATCTCCTGCAGTGGCAGCAGCAGACTGTGCAGTGTCTGTAGAAAACATGTTACAGTGGCTCACAGAGGATGCAGAACGACAGATCAAACTGGAAGAGGTGATCATTGCTATATTCCAACATGATGAGGGGAAGGGTAATGAGCTTAGGGACAAGCTTATTAAGAACTGGGAGAAGAGTCATGATATGCATGATTTGATGGTAGAGCTCCTGGAGGTAGTCATGCTGTGCTTGAATGAGCTGAAAAGTGAGGAGAATAGCTTAGGGAGTGGCCAAGCACTGCTTTACTTCGATAAAGTCAGACGTTTTGAGTTCATCTTCACGGCTGTCGTGCTGAAGAATGTCCTGAGCTCGACCAAAAAGCTGAGCCAATCTCTTCAAGGA